The Ardenticatenales bacterium sequence CTTCACGCCCGTGTTCCTTTCGGAGATTCCGGGGCTGTTCCGCAACGGGCAGCTACCGATAGACGTAGCCCTGATCTCCCTCTCCCCGCCGGACGAGCATGGCTTCTGCAGCTTTGGCGTGGAAGTGGGCACGACGAAGCCTGCCGCCGAATCAGCGCGCGTCATTGTGGCCGAAATCAATCGGCAAATGCCCCGCTGCCTGGGAGATAGCTTTATTCACGTCAGCCGCCTACACCACATTGTGGAGGTGGATTACCCCCTGCCGGAAGCGCCGCAAGGAGGCAGTTCAACGTTACATATGCAGGTGGGCGAGCATATTGCCGGCATGATCCCCGACGGCGCCACGCTGCAAATGGGTATCGGCAGCATCCCCGACGCCGTTCTGAAAAATCTCACCCACCACAAAGACCTGGGCATCCACACGGAACTGTTCTCCGATGGCGTCGTCGATGCCGTAGACTCCGGCATCATCACCTGCGCCCGCAAGAACTTCCATCCGGGCAAAATCATCGTCGGCTTCCTCTTTGGAACCAATCGCCTTTATGAGTTTGTGGATAACAACCCGATCATTGAACTCCACCCCACCGACTACGTCAACGACCCCTTCAACATCGCCCGCAATGAAAAAATGGTCGCCATCAATTCCGCCCTGGAAGTAGACCTGACCGGGCAGGTCTGCGCGGACTCGATTGGCCCCAAAATCTACAGCGGCGCGGGCGGACAGGTGGACTTCATCCGTGGCGCGGCCCGCTCCAAAGGCGGGCTACCCATCATCGCCTGCATGGCCACCGCGAAGGATGATACTCTCACCCGCATCGTGCCCATGCTCAAGCAAGGCGCGGGTGTCGTCACCACGCGCAACGACGTGCATTACGTGGTCACGGAGTTTGGCGTCGCCTCGCTCTACGGCAAAAGTGTACGCCAGCGCGCCCAAGAATTGATCAACGTGGCTCACCCCAAGTTCCGCGATGAGTTGAAATACGCGGCCCATGAACTGGGCTACCTGTAGCGTAACTGCCAGGGCAGATTGGACCAATTTTCTCTCTCCAGAGAGAGTAAGTAGTT is a genomic window containing:
- a CDS encoding acetyl-CoA hydrolase/transferase family protein, translated to MKWEEIYRRKVTDADNAVARIRSGSRIYLGGGAGVPKVLIDAMVRRADELRDVEITHILTFADAPYVKPEYNDAFRVNALFIGHNVRKAVQQGRADFTPVFLSEIPGLFRNGQLPIDVALISLSPPDEHGFCSFGVEVGTTKPAAESARVIVAEINRQMPRCLGDSFIHVSRLHHIVEVDYPLPEAPQGGSSTLHMQVGEHIAGMIPDGATLQMGIGSIPDAVLKNLTHHKDLGIHTELFSDGVVDAVDSGIITCARKNFHPGKIIVGFLFGTNRLYEFVDNNPIIELHPTDYVNDPFNIARNEKMVAINSALEVDLTGQVCADSIGPKIYSGAGGQVDFIRGAARSKGGLPIIACMATAKDDTLTRIVPMLKQGAGVVTTRNDVHYVVTEFGVASLYGKSVRQRAQELINVAHPKFRDELKYAAHELGYL